Below is a genomic region from Pleuronectes platessa chromosome 2, fPlePla1.1, whole genome shotgun sequence.
TGTTTCTATGTGTGGCTCATGTCAAATTAGAGCAGCTGCACTCTTTAGACGACTCCGGCATGTGAACTCCCCACATTGTTTCACTTCTAATCTGCTTTTGATTAGATATATTTCCTCTATTACAATATAATCTTAATTACCTCAGAGCAAAGTCACAATACATCAACAGCACACTGTTACGTCGACATTACTGGCTGATATAACACAACATGTCCCATCCCACAAAACTACACTGATGACCCAACTGGTCATACAAGAGGAATGAAATGACCATGTATTcaattagttttggtttcatatttcatatcttTACATGTTATCAACAAATAAATACTGATTATAAAACAtgatcatttgtatttttacatgaaaaagcttttgatttgattgaaatatacaaACATTTAATCTGCTCATATAGCATCTCGTCACCTTGGAGCACAGAGGCGCTGCAACTGACAATACTGATATAAACTTTGCAGAGAAAGAAGCACACAGGTCAACGTACCTCATTTGTGTGGCATAGTTTTCCAGGCGCAAGCTTTTGTAGCGTCAGAGGCCCCTGAAGGAACCAAACAATACACGGTGCTCGCACATTAAACTCCTCAAACTGAGGAGGAACAAAACCAACTACAAACCACTGTGGATCTCCACTttgcacaaaacaaaaccaaattgaACTTGATAGGATTCAGATTTAGTCACAATGCTGATATTCTGTAACAGGAATTCACAGACTCACAGTGTGGACATTTTTCTGAGGTTCTAAGTAACAGGGTGCTGACGTACGGCTTACATGTAATTAACACAGGCGTTCGATGCATTTGTAAACAATTGCAAAAGTCAGAGCGTGGGTGTTTGGGAGCTGGAGGCTATATTTGTTTTAAGTCCTAATAAGACTGTAAAGAAGGGCCAGACATATTAAATGTCAACTTTTATTATAACTGAATCACACCACAAGAGAAAACCTCCCAGGCGTCATCTTTCTTTGGTGAAAGCAAAACAGCATAATGGACGATAATGGATCCCAAATTAGCTTCAACTAAACACTCGGGCCGCTTTGCTCAAGAGATGTTTGAGAAAAATGTCACTGTGGTTGATGGAATAACTGACTTAACTGAGTCTTAGCGGATGGAGATTGTGGTCCCGTAAAAATACTTCCTGCTGTGCATTCATTCCTATTTTTAATATATACGTCTCCTATAGAATCTCCATATGCAGTATTTATATTATTCCTCCGAGTTGAACCGCTGTGCACAAAGCAGCACGTGTGAAAATGCAGGGTGAAAAACCCACTGGCTGGTTTTCGGTCAGGAATTTAAATTTTAATCTGGGCTTTAATTTAATCTTGGTTCTTGTGTGATGTAGGATAAGATGGCACCTGTTGTGACGATGAGTTGGGGAAGCCATCTGATACCACTCTTCTTCGTCAAGCTCAGTGACCTTAACAGGAGGGGCTGCTCCTCTGTGGTGGGCAGAGATTTCAGTATAAAAGAGGCTCTCCCAGGCTCCACAGAAGCTCTGGACTGATAGGCTGTTAGACAAGGTGAGTCGCCTATCCCACTTCATCACTGCTCTCTGCTTTAAATCAAGTAGTTATTTTTCTGTTGCTAATTTgaatttgatttttcttttagtATCCACCCAGCAACAGCAGCTCTTGACCATTTAAGGgtaaaataaagtaattttttatgatataattttaaatgatttatctcTAGTtgcaaacaaagaaaatcattTTGAATATCACTTTTTTTAACTGTATGTTGCAGAGCCACCATGAGTGGGGACCAGGAATTGTCCTGTTTTGGGCCGGCGTGCATTTACCTCCGCAAACCCGAAAGGGAGAGGATAGAGGCTCAGAACACGCCCTTCGATGCTAAAACTGCATTTTTCGTGACTGAGCCTGCTGAGATGTACTTGAAGGGGAAACTGGTGAAGAAGGAGGGAGGCAAAGCCACAGTGGAGATTAAGGGTGGGAAGGTAGGTGGATTTCAGGATACAAGTTAAACTAATGACTCCATAGTGTCGCCCCTTTATTTCATAATGATGCTGAACACTGTCAGTACCAAagtccctctgtgtctgtgcagactCTCACTGTAAAGGAGGATGACATCTTCCCCATGAACCCTCCGAAGTATGATAAGATCGAGGACATGGCCATGATGACCCACCTCAGTGAGCCTTCGGTGCTGTATAACCTCAAAGAGCGTTACGCAGCGTGGATGATCTACGTAAGAGCAGTTTGAACATCAAAGAATAACTTGTTGTCCTGTGATTGCGGTGATTTTAACCAGAGACCTCATCCGTCCACTGTATATGGAGATGTTGGTTTGTTCAAGACTTTGGATGATGAGGTTGAATGGTTTGCTTTCTGATGACTCTTCCATTTGCACAATGGGACATCTTCTACCCCTGcatcccaaaaaaaacaaccccgaacatttgcatataaataaagattaatttGCAGATGAATCATTCTTTAACTTTTCACACTGTAACAGACCTACTCCGGGCTGTTCTGCGTCACTGTGAATCCCTACAAGTGGCTCCCAGTGTATGACTCAGTGGTTGTATCAGGatacagaggaaagaagaggattGAGGCTCCACCCCACATCTTCTCCATCTCTGATAACGCCTATCAGTTCATGCTCCAAGGTATTTATCCCTTTCTAAGCACCTCTGTGTCCTTGACAGTTATACACACTCTGATAATGTTTGGGTGTCACTGGTAAAAGTTAAGTTTGTCGTATAGTAGAACTGGGGACTGCTGTGATCTAAAAATATAACAGTCTTACTGTTTTATTCTCTCAACAGATCGTGAGAATCAGTCTATCCTGATTACGTAAGTCAACACTGAAGAGAGCAAACTTCCAACTAATTGTATCTGTTTTGCTAATATCTGACGTATACTTTGTTAGTATACGTCAGATATAATACATgctgtatacatttttttattcattgtaTTATAGTGGAGAATCCGGTGCAGGAAAGACCGTCAACACCAAACGTGTCATCCAGTACTTTGCGACAATCGCAGTGGCTGGAGGAAAGAAGGATGGCAATATTTCTGGAAAAATGCAGGTAGGTAAAGAAGCGATATACTGAACACGTGAATGATGTAGAAAGTTAAtacaagaaaatacaaaaaaatgccCAATTTTTAGGGGTCACTGGAGGATCAAATCATCGCAGCGAACCCCCTGCTGGAGGCTTATGGAAATGCCAAAACTGTGAGGAATGACAACTCATCCCGCTTCGTAAGTTTTACTTTACAGAATCCTGCTACCTTAGAAAAGAGTCTGCTCTTAAAATCTTTCCCTTTCTGATGTTGTATTTTAAGGTAGGACAGTTTGAGATTGAAAAGAATGTGAAGATAGAACATAAACATCATGAATATAGCCTGTTTAGCAGTGTCACTTCTATGCCCTCACTACTGACTTCCTTCTTCTGTAGGGTAAATTCATCAGAATCCATTTTAGCACAACTGGAAAGTTGGCTTCAGCTGATATCGAAACATGTAAGTTTCCAGCCGATGGTTACACCCAAGGTTTTGTTAAAGGACAAACTTTAAACCTTCTTGTTGCTTCGTCTCTTCAGATCTGCTGGAGAAGTCTCGAGTGACGTTCCAGCTGTCTGCTGAGAGGAGCTACCACATCTTCTACCAGCTCATGACGGGTCACAAACCTGAGCTCATAGGTGAGTAACTTAaccatatattatatcatttcAGAGAATTAATATATGCTATAAATGGTTCACAGTTATATATACACAGGTATATTTAAATACTATGAATGTGTTTCAGAGGCTCTCCTCATCACCACCAACCCGTTTGACTACCCCATGGTCAGTCAGGGTGAAATCACTGTGAAGAGCATCGATGACATTGAAGAATTCATCGCCACTGATGTGAGTCGACGcattgaatcagaatcagagaATCCAAAAGCTTAGAAGTTACACTCAaacctttttgtctttttctgcaGACTGCCATCGACATTCTGGGCTTCACCGCAGAGGAGAAGTTGGGCATTTTCAAGCTGACTGGAGCTGTGATGCATCACGGGAACATGAAATTCAAGCAGAAGCAGCGTGAAGAGCAGGCTGAGCCAGACGGCAATGAAGGTAAATAATGGTTTAAATCtcttaaatcattttttatttccacaagAAACTGTTCCCTGTGTTCCATTCAATCAGAGATCCAGTTTAACATATACAGTCAGGTTTGTATATCctctattttttatatatatttattgtatattgaTGCTGGATTctcctggagcagctggaggatttGAACATCTGAGCTATAACCTGCTGAGCTCTCTGCCCAGCAGTACAGTACAGGATGAAGATGTGTTggggttttttttattgtagaaTGTCACATAACTTAGTAATGTGGTTATTCTTTGTGGTTTCTGCTTTTAACAGAGGGGGATAAAATCGGTTACCTTATGGGCCTGAATTCTGCTGAAATGCTCAAGGCCTTGTGTTACCCAAGAGTCAAGGTTGGCAATGAAATGGTGGTTAAAGGACAAACTGTGCCACAGGTAATTAAGATAAAGATATCAATTGTTGACTTTTGTATCAGACATAAATGCattaattaaaatcaaaatacCACATGTCTTGCACAACAAGAACTCCAACTCTTTCATTCTTTAGGTGCATAATTCCGTCATGGCTCTCTCCAAGTCTGTCTATGAGAAAATGTTCTTGTGGATGGTCGTCAGAATCAATGAGATGCTGGACACCAAGCAGCCAAGAAACTCTTTCATCGGCGTCCTGGACATTGCAGGGTTTGAGATCTTTGATGTAAGTAAAACTCCACGTTGAACTTTATAATGTATAGTGAACCAGCTCAGTGAAAGTTTGGTCCTGTTTCTTCTCCCTTGTTTCCAGTACAACAGCTTGGAGCAGCTGTGCATCAACTTCACCAATGAAAAACTGCAACAGTTTTTCAACCACCACATGTTTGTCCTGGAGCAAGAAGAGTACAAGAAAGAGGGAATTGAATGGGAGTTCATTGACTTTGGTATGGATCTGGCCGCCTGCATTGAACTTATTGAGAAGGTGAGGAACCTGCTTTATGTTCACAAATATAGAAAACTGTCAGAAGGTTTTTGTTTCAAATATTAATTTCTTCATTACAGCCAATGGGCATCTTCTCCATCCTTGAAGAGGAGTGCATGTTCCCCAAGGCGTCAGACATAACCTTCAAGAACAAACTGTACGACCAGCATCTTGGTAAAAGCGCCCCCTTCCAGAAACCAAAACCTGCCAAAGGCAAAGCTGAGGCCCACTTCTCTCTGATGCACTATGCTGGCAATGTCGATTACAACATCACTGGCTGGTTGGACAAGAACAAAGACCCCCTGAACGACTCAGTGGTTCAGCTCTACCAGAAGTCTTCAGTCAAACTGCTGGCTCTACTCTACGTATCACACGGCGCAGATGgtagtacattttttttatattaaagataCTACACGTCAAGTGTGCATTTTACTTGTCATAGATAAAGAATGATGGAAGtgcaaattgaaaataaaactggAAATGCTTTTTGCAGATGCTAAAGGTGGAAAGAAGGGTGGTGGCAAGAAGAAGGGTGGCTCCTTCCAGACAGTGTCAGCTCTCTTCAGGGTAAGTTctcatatttatacatttatgtttTATACTAAATGTTTCAATACTTGCATAAATATTGTGGGATCACCTCACAGGGTTGTTAATAATCAGATATTCTAACTCTAAGATCTACACAAGAAAAATAACTTTTGTACATTGGGGACTTTGTCCACCAAAGAGATATATAATTGTAACAGGACATTTATGGTGTTGTATTGATTAGATTGACATAAGATTGGTGCTTTAGGTTCCATCGCTGGATGGAACAAACTGTGAGAGGAGCAGGCAAAATGAAAaatttcaaaaatatatataaatgatgaATAACCTCTAATGGTACTGATAAGCcccacaaaaaaacatatatttctgttttgATATACGTTAGTTCAGATATATGCTGTAATCGAAGCCTTTGTACATCGAAATGTCAACGTATAACTCATTTGTTCAGCACCCTTACTATGAATGTTCTGTCTGTCACCAGGAGAACTTGGGGAAGCTGATGACCAACTTAAGAAGCACTCACCCACATTTTGTGCGCTGTTTGATCCCCAATGAATCAAAAACACCAGGTAGGTCCTACGACTAACAAAAGGTTTCACGAACACCATTCAGGTCTCAGAACTGCTCAGATGAGACAGGACATATCCACAACTCCATCATTAATTCACCTACTGTGCGATTAGCTCCTCTGTCTGCAGGGTGATGACAGATGGCACATTAAACCAGGATTACTCTCTCACCAGTGTAACTTCATGTCCGTGTCCCTGTTACTGTCTAAGGTCTTATGGAGAACTTCCTGGTCATCCATCAGCTCAGGTGCAACGGTGTGCTGGAAGGAATCAGGATCTGCAGGAAAGGTTTCCCCAGCAGAATCCAATATGGTGACTTCAAACAGAGGTAACAGATACATCATCTTTGCAGACATTGAAAAGTCTTCGTCCTCAAACCAGTgccttttaaatgaataaaatgtatctttGTAGATACAAAGTTCTGAACGCCAGTGTCATCCCTGAGGGTCAGTTTATTGATAACAAGAAGGCCTCAGAGAAACTGTTGGGCTCCATTGATGTTGACCAGTCTCAGTACAAGTTTGGACACACAAAGGTAGAGTATGAAACTGACATTTTTGAAAAGACTATTCAGCAATCATCAATTCCTGACAAATAAATGTACGAAATTGAATTCCGCAATTGTGGACCTTCAGGTGTTCTTCAAAGCTGGTCTTCTGGGAACTCTAGAGGAAATGAGAGATGAGAAACTGGTGGAGCTGGTCACAATGACTCAGgctctctgcagagcttacCTCATGAGGAAAGAGTTTGTCAAGATGATGGCGAGAAGGTGCGTTCATGACTTTACCTTGGACTCACATTTATTCTTAACTGTGTCCACATTGACTTCTTGCAGACTTTCTTTCACCGTGGTGGATTTGAAGTCCAAATATCTGCATTTGTGTGGCAGGGCCTGAATGAGTGAAAGCCTTGAGACTATGAAGGGGGATGGAGATACTGGATGTGGTtgtattgtgcaggtgatgttAGGTGCTCCTGTGAAGGGAAATTGTGAATGCTGTTACTCCTGGACAGGCTTGCTGTTATAGAGTCTGGTATTTGGGGATATGTAGGGTTGCTTGAAAGTTGGTCGCTCCTGGCAAATATTTTATACTTTGCTTAACAAGAGTCTGTGCTGTAGCAGTGGAGGAAAAGTCTGACATCCTAATGAGATCCAGGGAGACGGAGGAGTCTGATCCAGTAGAACTGCAGAAAAACGAAGAAAATTTATAATTTAGACACATTCTCTAACCAAAATCTTTTAGTTTGAAATTTTCTTTACTTGAAATTGAAATACTGAAGTTGAGAAATAAAATGGGTATGATAAgtactttttatattttgatatgTAACATTCAAGACCATTAAGCAATTTAAATTATATACAAAATTTACGTATTACAACTTTCATTTTATGGttagtattttaaataaaagtaatttactGAATTTTTATGGAATGTACACGTGTTTTCTATCGTTTTTATTCCCAGGGAGGCCATTTACTCTGTTCAGTACAACATCCGCTCATTCATGAACGTCAAAACCTGGCCATGGATGAAGCTGTACTTCAGAATCAAGCCTCTGCTGAAGAGtgcagagagtgagaaagagatgGCCCAAATGAAAGAGGACTTTGAAAAGACCAAAGAGGAGCTAGCGAAGGCTCTGGCCAAGAAGAAGGAGCTGGAAGAGAAGATGGTTTcactgctgcaggagaagaatgATCTGCAGCTACAAATTCAGTCTGTACGTTAAATGGATAGAAGAAACGTCCTACTTCTAATATTTTGGTTTTTATAATTAACTTTATATTATTTTGCTGTATATCCATGTAAATATAGGAAGGTGACACCCTCACAGATGCTGAGGAAAGGTGTGAGGTGCTCATTAAATCAAAGATCCAGCTTGAGGCCAAAGTCAAAGAGACGTctgagagactggaggatgaggaggaaatgaATGGTGAGTTGACTGCAaagaagaggaagctggaggacgAATGCTCCGAGCTGAAGAAAGACATTGACGACTTGGAGCTCACGCTGGCCAAGGTGGAAAAGGAGAAACATGCCACTGAGAACAAGGTGATGGTCATAACTTTTGTTTATTAAACAATGAACATTTTAGATGCTGTGTACTTTgatcaaatattaaaaatgtattaaaacccTTTAGGTTAAAAACCTGGTGGAGGAAATGACTTCTCAAGATGAGACCATTGTAAAGTTGTCAAAAGAGAAGAAAGCCCTCCAGGAGGCTCATCAGCAGACCCTGGATGATCTGCAGGCAGAGGAAGACAAAGTCAACACTCTGACAAAGGCTAAAGTGAAGCTGGAGCAGCAAGTGGACGATGTGAGATATAATAACAAACTGGGATTTCAGTcttcatgaaaaataaataagaattaaCACCCCTTCTCGGTTAAAACAGCTTGAAGGTTCTCTGGAGCAAGAAAAGAAGCTTCGTATGGACCTTGAACGAGCCAAAAGGAAGCTTGAGGGAGATCTCAAGCTGGCCCAGGAAACCGTCATGGATCTGGAGAACGACAAGCAGCAGGCTGACgagaaaataaagaagtgaGTGAAATAGCAGTCATGTAAACAGTGAAGTCGTGTTTGACCCAACTAGGTTTGTCTGGAGGTACTGAAGCAATAGTAAAATTCTCCTTTCATCAAAAAGCACAAACTCAGAGTACTTTTTAGATGCTCTTCTACAAATTTAAAGGATACTACTTCATTATGAAAACTGATTATATCAATGTTTTTACGATTAACAGCAAATCATGATCAGAGTCGGTAGAAATCTAATTTCCATGTTGTACaatttgtttaatattttttttcccaatGTTTATGAAATGTTTATCTTCACAGGAAGGACTTTGAAACAAGCCAGCTTCTGAGCAAGATTGAGGATGAACAATCACTTTCTGTTCAGCTTCAGAAGAAGATTAAAGAACTTCAGGTTGACACAGTTTTTCAATAGCTTCTAACACTGACTGCACTGACGTCAGATGGCCCAGATGTGTTTGACTTGTGGAAAGGATATTAGAATGTGGTTGTgttcatctgtgtttttgaaaatATTAGGCTCGTattgaggagctggaggaggagatcgaGGCTGAGAGAGCTGCTCGGGCCAAGGTGGAGAAGCAGAGGTCTGATCTCTCCAGGGAACTTGAAGAGATCAGCGAGAGGCTGGAAGAGGCCGGAGGAGCAACGTCTGTTCAGATCGATATGAACAAGAAGCGCGAGGCCGAGTTCCTGAAGCTGCGTCGTGATCTCGAAGAGTCCACCCTACAGCACGAGGCCACGGCTGCAGCTCTGCGCAAGAAGCAGGCTGACAGCACGGCGGAGCTGGGAGAGCAGATCGATAACCTCCAGAGAGTCAAACAGAagctggagaaagagaaaagtgaaTTCAAGATGGAGATCGACgacctcagcagcaacatggaaTCGATTGCCAAATCTAAAGTAAAATTGAcaaattttttatgttttgttttgataaaaacaatcagcgcaaattctgttttaTAACCAGTAGAATCAGTGTGACCCTGGTTGGCTTCACCATGTATTGTTGATTTGTGTCTGCAGGGCAACTTGGAGAAAATGTGCCGTTCTCTTGAGGATCAACTAAGTGAATTAAAGACCAGGGATGAAGAACACATGCGTCAGTTAAATGATGTGAATGTTCAGAAATCACGGCTTTTGACTGAAAACGGTGAGTGCGACGTCTGGGATTAAAGTTAAATAACAGACATGCAACGATTCAGAAAACACTGATGCATAGTGTAACACATATCTCTTTACGATGCTGAACAAATTAATTCTGCTTGACTCCAATCAGGTGAAGTTGGACGTCAGTTGGAGGAAAAGGAATCTCTCGTTTCTCAGTTTACGAGAGGCAAACAGGCTTATATTCATCAGATTGAGGAGCTCAAAAGGCACCTTGAGGAAGAAGTTAAGGTAGCTACTGCACACTAccacacagatttattttttattaaggcAAGATGTAAAGATCAATGCTGtaaatttgttttgtcattattAGGCCAAGAACGCCCTGGCTCATGCTGTGCAGTCATCCCGTCATGACTGCGACCTCCTCAGAGAGCAgtatgaagaggagcaggaggccaaGTGTGAGCTGCAGCGAGGGATGTCCAAGGCCAACAGCGAGGTGGCTCAGTGGAGAAGCAAATACGAGACTGATGCCATTCAGCGcactgaggagctggaggagtccAAGTAATGGACAGTCCTGAAGTCACACTTGTTCCCACATGTATCCACAAGTTTTCATAAACCCATTAACCATCTATTCTTACAGGAAAAAGCTTGCTCAGCGTCTTCAGGATGCGGAGGAATGCATCGAGGCTGTGAATGCTAAATGTGCCTCTCtggaaaagacaaaacagagaCTGCACGCTGAGGTGGAGGACCTGATGATCGATGTGGAGAGAGCCAACGCTCTGGCTTCTACACTCgacaagaagcagaggaacttTGACAAGGTTAGACTGTTTTCAGTGTGTAAACATCCTTAATTTATGCAGTGACAAAAACACTCACCTGTTTCTTCTGCTGTCAGGTTCTTGCAGAGTGGAAGCAGAAGTATGAGGAGAGCCAGGCGGAGCTGGAGGGATCTCTGAAGGAGGCTCGTGCTTTGAGCACCGAGATATTCAAGATGAAAAACTCCTACGAAGAAGCTCTGGATCACCTGGAGACTCTGAAGAGGGAGAACAAGAACCTGCAACGTAAGATGATGAATTTTGTCTGCTTGTAAATGGCCGGCTTTGGCTTAGAAGGTAGAGCGTCTCATCCACAAACCAGAAGGTCTGTGATTAGATTCCTCGGCTCCTCCATTCTATGTCCATAATACTTTAGGTGTGCCCAGAGTGTGAGTAATGTGTGAAtagtaaaactgtactgtgaaACGCTTTGAGTAGGCATCAAAACTAGATTAATGCTATATTAATAAAGATCATTAACCATTGATGATAtagtttgaaaatgtgaaaaattataattaataattataactTGAAACATCTTAAGTAGTAAGGGAACAAACTGTAGTAAGTGGAAATTGAAGGGAAAGTCAATCATTTTGTTAAAATGAGGTTTAccaattgaaaaaaaatactcaaattACAACATTAAACTTTATGGACAAATTAAAAGTCATAATATCGATATTtctgattttttatttgtattcctttCAACAGAGGAAATCACTGATTTGTCTGAATGTCTCGGTGAATCCGGAAAAACTATTCATGAACTGGAAAAGGGTAAAAAGTTAGCAGAGTCTGAAAAAGCAGAAATCCAAACTGctctggaggaggcagaggtaaATAACAtgatataaaaaacacagagaagaaaaccAAGTAATTTACAAACTTCATGATCAACAAGTTGCAGCCAAAATGCAGTACCTACATTCTGTAAACTCTCATATTTAACTCTACAGGCTACCCTGGAGCACGAAGAATCCAAGATCATGCGTGTCCAGCTGGAGCTCACCCAGGTGAAAAATGAAATTGACAGGAAACTTGCTGAGAAGGACGAGGAGATCGAGCAGATCAAGAGGAACAGCCAGCGAGTGATGGAGACCATGCAGAGCACGCTGGATGCTGAGATCAGGAGCAGGAACGATGCCATGAGGgtcaagaagaagatggagggagaccTGAATGAGATGGAGGTTCAGCTGAGCCATGCCAACCGCCAGGCAGCTGAAGCCCAGAAACAGCTGAGAAACGTGCAGGGGCAGCTCAAGGTATGGTGGAGGGTCAAAGAAGACTGTAAGTGAAGCTCACTTTATTTCACCTGcattgtaaatgtgtttttatgatttatttaggATGCACTACTGCACCTTGATGAAGCGATCAGAGGCCATGACGAAATGAAGGAGCAGGTGGCCATGGTGGAGCGCAGGAACAACCTGATGCTGGCTGAGATCGAGGAGCTCAGAGTTGCActggagcagacagacaggagccGTAAAGTGGCTGAACAGGAGCTGATTGATGCCAGCGAGCGCGTGGGACTGCTGCACTCTCAGGTAATAATTGTGTTTCACAGGTACAgctaaaatgtttttgtttgccaATATTAAGAAAACTGAACTCTACCCACTGTGGATGTTTCCTTTTAGAACACGAATCTCATTAACACTAAAAGGAAGCTGGAGGCCGACCTGGTCCAGGTCCAGGGTGAAGTGGAGGATTCTGTTCAAGAAGCAAGAAATGCTGAAGAAAAGGCCAAGAAGGCCATCACTGATGTGAGCTCTGTTCTAATATTCAGTTACTAATTCATTCAAAACCCAGGTGCTTATACATTTACACATGCTATGTGCTTCAGACATTCCAGTGGTTAATATGGAGCAGCGGGTTCTGAATTAAAAACAGTTAAATGAAACAATGATTTCTGAATTAAGTAGAATGTATCAGGTTTGTTAGGGAAAACCGTCCCATCGATAATATTTTAGGAGATGTTTCAACAGTACAGAAAATTATACATGCATTCTACCTGTTGTCAGCAAGGATTAGTTCCAAAACCATAGAAGCAGTGAGCTTGAAGGTATTGTTGTTAGGCTGCTACAAGCTTTTTTTAGGAAGTTGGTATCTACAGTTTACAAGCTGATATCACTGATTTCGTTGTATTAGGCCTCATTGTTCCTGATCATTGTTCTCATTGGCCGTTTCTCAATCAGGCGGCCATGATGGCTGAAGAGTTGAAGAAGGAGCAGGACACCAGCTCTCATttggagaggatgaagaagaacctGGAGGTGACAGTGAAGGACCTGCAGCACCGTCTTGACGAGGCCGAGAATCTGGCCCTGAAGGGCGGCAAGAAGCAGCTCCAGAAATTAGAGGCCAGGGTAAGTGCCACGTAAAAAgggcttgtttgtttttctgctctgaATCACTGAGTTTTGAAAAGAAGTTACACCGCTGACATTCAGTCTTTACAGTCACCTCTGAGGAAGGATCCGGAACATGTTGCCCTTTTTATACATGGGAATAAGGTTTATTCTACAAGGTTGTGAACATTTCCAAAAAACTGAAAGTCAGCACCATCTGTTCATTTATACTGGAAGATTCCTCATCTTGTTTTTTACTCAAGGAGCTCACTACAGTTGCATAGTGACATTTCTGTTTGTATATTGATGAAATCTGGAAATCTTGTTTTTCAAGGTGCGAGAGCTGGAGTCTGAAGTGGAGGCGGAGCAAAGGCGTGGAGCTGAAGCAGTGAAAGGCGTCCGCAAATATGAGCGCAGGGTGA
It encodes:
- the LOC128454259 gene encoding myosin heavy chain, fast skeletal muscle isoform X2 → MSGDQELSCFGPACIYLRKPERERIEAQNTPFDAKTAFFVTEPAEMYLKGKLVKKEGGKATVEIKGGKTLTVKEDDIFPMNPPKYDKIEDMAMMTHLSEPSVLYNLKERYAAWMIYTYSGLFCVTVNPYKWLPVYDSVVVSGYRGKKRIEAPPHIFSISDNAYQFMLQDRENQSILITGESGAGKTVNTKRVIQYFATIAVAGGKKDGNISGKMQGSLEDQIIAANPLLEAYGNAKTVRNDNSSRFGKFIRIHFSTTGKLASADIETYLLEKSRVTFQLSAERSYHIFYQLMTGHKPELIEALLITTNPFDYPMVSQGEITVKSIDDIEEFIATDTAIDILGFTAEEKLGIFKLTGAVMHHGNMKFKQKQREEQAEPDGNEEGDKIGYLMGLNSAEMLKALCYPRVKVGNEMVVKGQTVPQVHNSVMALSKSVYEKMFLWMVVRINEMLDTKQPRNSFIGVLDIAGFEIFDYNSLEQLCINFTNEKLQQFFNHHMFVLEQEEYKKEGIEWEFIDFGMDLAACIELIEKPMGIFSILEEECMFPKASDITFKNKLYDQHLGKSAPFQKPKPAKGKAEAHFSLMHYAGNVDYNITGWLDKNKDPLNDSVVQLYQKSSVKLLALLYVSHGADDAKGGKKGGGKKKGGSFQTVSALFRENLGKLMTNLRSTHPHFVRCLIPNESKTPGLMENFLVIHQLRCNGVLEGIRICRKGFPSRIQYGDFKQRYKVLNASVIPEGQFIDNKKASEKLLGSIDVDQSQYKFGHTKVFFKAGLLGTLEEMRDEKLVELVTMTQALCRAYLMRKEFVKMMARREAIYSVQYNIRSFMNVKTWPWMKLYFRIKPLLKSAESEKEMAQMKEDFEKTKEELAKALAKKKELEEKMVSLLQEKNDLQLQIQSEGDTLTDAEERCEVLIKSKIQLEAKVKETSERLEDEEEMNGELTAKKRKLEDECSELKKDIDDLELTLAKVEKEKHATENKVKNLVEEMTSQDETIVKLSKEKKALQEAHQQTLDDLQAEEDKVNTLTKAKVKLEQQVDDLEGSLEQEKKLRMDLERAKRKLEGDLKLAQETVMDLENDKQQADEKIKKKDFETSQLLSKIEDEQSLSVQLQKKIKELQARIEELEEEIEAERAARAKVEKQRSDLSRELEEISERLEEAGGATSVQIDMNKKREAEFLKLRRDLEESTLQHEATAAALRKKQADSTAELGEQIDNLQRVKQKLEKEKSEFKMEIDDLSSNMESIAKSKGNLEKMCRSLEDQLSELKTRDEEHMRQLNDVNVQKSRLLTENGEVGRQLEEKESLVSQFTRGKQAYIHQIEELKRHLEEEVKAKNALAHAVQSSRHDCDLLREQYEEEQEAKCELQRGMSKANSEVAQWRSKYETDAIQRTEELEESKKKLAQRLQDAEECIEAVNAKCASLEKTKQRLHAEVEDLMIDVERANALASTLDKKQRNFDKVLAEWKQKYEESQAELEGSLKEARALSTEIFKMKNSYEEALDHLETLKRENKNLQQEITDLSECLGESGKTIHELEKGKKLAESEKAEIQTALEEAEATLEHEESKIMRVQLELTQVKNEIDRKLAEKDEEIEQIKRNSQRVMETMQSTLDAEIRSRNDAMRVKKKMEGDLNEMEVQLSHANRQAAEAQKQLRNVQGQLKDALLHLDEAIRGHDEMKEQVAMVERRNNLMLAEIEELRVALEQTDRSRKVAEQELIDASERVGLLHSQNTNLINTKRKLEADLVQVQGEVEDSVQEARNAEEKAKKAITDAAMMAEELKKEQDTSSHLERMKKNLEVTVKDLQHRLDEAENLALKGGKKQLQKLEARVRELESEVEAEQRRGAEAVKGVRKYERRVKELSYQTEEDKKNIARLQDLVDKLQLKVKSYKRQSEESEEQANTHLSRYRKVQHEMEEAQERADIAESQVNKLRTKSRELGKESEE